A single window of Sphingobacterium sp. ML3W DNA harbors:
- a CDS encoding phage virion morphogenesis protein, with protein sequence MSNPNIPNFEEIADSLKKDVRLFAKVYCLQWFDDSFQNQGFTDAGFESWQPRKSPDKSPGRAILVDTSFLRKSLISEEFENSMEFGSHVPYAALHNNGERMRVIQYVRAHHRTKGGKRYQVKPHSRKLDIKFPQRKFIGESKLMMEGLDNWFLNEVEKRFKH encoded by the coding sequence ATGAGTAATCCAAACATTCCAAATTTTGAAGAAATCGCTGATAGTCTTAAAAAAGATGTTCGGTTATTCGCAAAGGTATATTGTCTTCAATGGTTTGATGACAGTTTCCAAAATCAGGGTTTTACGGATGCAGGTTTTGAATCATGGCAACCTCGTAAGTCTCCAGACAAAAGTCCGGGAAGAGCAATTTTAGTTGATACATCATTTTTACGTAAATCACTTATCAGTGAAGAATTCGAAAACAGTATGGAATTTGGATCACATGTACCATATGCAGCACTCCATAACAATGGTGAGCGTATGCGAGTCATACAATACGTAAGAGCACATCATCGTACTAAAGGTGGTAAAAGATATCAGGTGAAACCACATAGTCGAAAATTAGACATTAAGTTTCCACAAAGAAAATTTATTGGGGAATCAAAATTGATGATGGAAGGTCTAGATAACTGGTTTTTAAATGAAGTTGAAAAACGTTTTAAACACTAA
- a CDS encoding DUF2586 family protein, with the protein MAQLGGVTVDRLQGGLQRLAEGTDNHVAMIVIGIPVGAIATAVNNAGKGVVLTSAYAAEEIGINESFDANNSLKLHDQITEFFRLAPEATLYLFNSVVEADLIGFLNQNKEIKGYALSVKHDPEILTQVTTVVTAQQTIVNKLLSENRFIDFVAVCFDELEDFTLNLFTLQCAHVSVVVACEKGDKQVSIGSVLGMIAVRKISENLGSVDIESKPRAKRGTDDYTLTDQVEKRWLESFLSDGRSIASLDKAALKAIIDKGYIVASSYEGYAGQFFENSYTAIDRGSDYAFIENNRVWNKAARLIRATLLPRVKSKVKKDPTTGFIASTTVSYWQTLLEKALNKMVASDDISGFEVAIDYRQVVNDTNPVKVQALIVADGIVHEFEVAVGLTNNI; encoded by the coding sequence ATGGCGCAGTTAGGCGGTGTTACGGTTGATAGACTACAAGGTGGTCTTCAACGTCTGGCTGAAGGAACGGACAACCATGTCGCAATGATCGTTATTGGTATTCCTGTTGGCGCAATTGCTACTGCTGTCAATAATGCTGGAAAAGGTGTTGTTTTAACATCAGCTTATGCTGCTGAAGAAATCGGAATAAATGAAAGCTTTGACGCGAATAACAGTTTAAAACTTCATGATCAGATAACCGAGTTTTTCCGATTGGCACCAGAAGCGACGCTATATCTTTTTAATTCGGTTGTTGAAGCAGATTTGATCGGATTCTTAAACCAGAATAAAGAGATCAAAGGATATGCTTTGTCGGTTAAACATGATCCCGAAATTTTAACCCAGGTTACAACTGTTGTAACTGCTCAACAGACGATCGTCAATAAGTTACTATCTGAAAATAGATTTATTGATTTCGTCGCGGTCTGTTTTGATGAACTGGAGGATTTTACATTAAATCTGTTTACACTGCAATGTGCACATGTATCGGTAGTTGTTGCCTGTGAAAAAGGCGATAAGCAAGTATCGATCGGTTCTGTCTTGGGGATGATTGCGGTTAGAAAGATTTCTGAAAATTTAGGATCGGTTGATATCGAAAGTAAACCCCGTGCAAAACGTGGTACAGATGATTACACGTTAACAGATCAGGTTGAAAAACGCTGGTTGGAATCTTTTCTTTCAGATGGACGTTCCATTGCTTCTTTGGATAAGGCAGCGTTAAAAGCCATCATCGATAAAGGTTATATCGTTGCCTCCAGTTATGAAGGATATGCCGGACAGTTTTTTGAAAATTCTTATACAGCAATTGACCGTGGTTCTGACTATGCCTTCATCGAAAATAATCGGGTTTGGAATAAGGCAGCTCGATTGATCAGAGCGACATTATTGCCACGTGTAAAATCAAAAGTAAAAAAAGATCCTACTACTGGATTTATTGCAAGTACAACTGTAAGTTATTGGCAGACCTTATTAGAAAAAGCGCTGAATAAAATGGTCGCTTCAGATGATATTTCAGGATTTGAAGTAGCGATCGATTATAGACAGGTCGTCAATGATACAAATCCTGTAAAAGTTCAGGCATTGATTGTGGCCGATGGTATCGTGCATGAGTTTGAAGTAGCTGTTGGTCTAACAAATAATATTTAA
- a CDS encoding M15 family metallopeptidase, whose translation MGTWDKVTDERIATLDKRVQPFATRFINRVYTELGFTLRVTQGRRNIAEQNGFYAQGRTKPGKIITNAKGGYSYHNFGLALDVVVIKNGQADWTVLNKDIVRIAKEEGFEWGGDWKSFKDYPHFQMTFGQSLEQLRLQAGIK comes from the coding sequence ATGGGTACCTGGGATAAAGTAACTGACGAAAGGATTGCCACGCTTGATAAACGTGTGCAGCCTTTTGCTACTCGTTTCATCAACAGGGTATATACTGAACTTGGTTTTACGCTAAGGGTAACGCAAGGAAGACGAAATATTGCTGAGCAAAATGGTTTTTATGCCCAAGGCAGAACTAAGCCAGGGAAGATCATTACAAATGCAAAAGGTGGGTACTCCTATCATAATTTTGGACTGGCACTAGATGTAGTCGTCATAAAGAATGGTCAGGCCGATTGGACTGTGCTCAATAAAGATATCGTAAGAATTGCGAAAGAAGAGGGTTTCGAATGGGGTGGTGACTGGAAATCATTTAAAGATTACCCTCATTTCCAGATGACATTTGGACAAAGTTTAGAACAGCTTCGCCTTCAGGCAGGCATTAAATAA
- a CDS encoding phage minor head protein, producing MLSQITALYQSCSCDDHIDITALDLSKFDRLIDQVAKQLHEGKIKPSDLNQSMISETYNELNAGAAKGYGKKWGTFPADGKGKLPLELKKNIYTFSSAKTYAQLEAINHLLYDIQGKIRPFNEFSQLAKKTGHQFNKNYLQSEYQTARTAAQMAQKWDKIQETKDLFPNLKFRTVGDSNVRDDHAKLDGVIKPIDDSFWAKYYPPLDWRCRCDVVPTAESMTTHEEKAMPKVNFKGNVALDGEIFTTKGTFFKLVAGDHNVIRNMELSKLNAPYETAYKNEKSKKLEVNIFADPKDLIDNIRIGEILVDELNAHLYIRPHLDGHLVKGYKNPEYLINDVMADRKTPESKNYSKSLSKANKQECEIVVIDLSVNKDTVENAYNAIERILNKDVHEFIKEVIIVSSDGNEVRIHKRKKQS from the coding sequence TTGCTATCTCAAATTACTGCGCTTTATCAATCCTGTAGCTGTGATGATCATATTGATATCACAGCTCTTGATCTTTCAAAGTTTGACAGACTCATAGACCAGGTTGCAAAGCAACTTCATGAAGGTAAAATAAAACCTTCGGATCTAAATCAATCTATGATCAGTGAGACATACAATGAACTCAACGCCGGAGCGGCCAAAGGCTATGGTAAAAAATGGGGGACTTTTCCTGCTGATGGTAAAGGAAAACTGCCACTGGAGCTGAAGAAAAACATTTATACATTTTCTTCAGCAAAAACTTATGCACAGCTTGAGGCTATCAACCATTTGTTATACGATATCCAGGGGAAAATAAGACCGTTCAATGAATTTTCCCAATTGGCTAAAAAGACCGGGCATCAATTCAATAAAAACTATCTTCAGTCTGAGTATCAAACAGCTCGAACAGCGGCACAGATGGCTCAGAAGTGGGACAAAATACAGGAAACAAAAGACCTTTTCCCAAATTTGAAATTTAGGACAGTTGGAGATAGTAATGTACGTGATGACCATGCTAAACTGGATGGTGTTATCAAACCGATTGACGATTCATTTTGGGCTAAATACTATCCACCTTTAGATTGGCGATGTCGATGTGATGTGGTGCCTACAGCAGAAAGTATGACTACACATGAAGAGAAGGCAATGCCTAAAGTTAATTTCAAAGGTAATGTTGCATTGGACGGAGAGATCTTCACAACAAAAGGAACATTTTTCAAACTTGTAGCAGGCGATCATAATGTAATCCGGAACATGGAGCTGTCAAAATTGAATGCACCGTATGAAACAGCTTATAAAAATGAAAAATCAAAAAAATTGGAAGTTAACATTTTTGCAGATCCGAAAGACCTGATTGACAATATTAGGATCGGAGAAATTTTGGTCGATGAACTTAATGCACACCTATATATAAGACCTCATCTTGACGGGCACCTTGTTAAAGGATATAAAAATCCTGAATACTTAATAAATGATGTAATGGCTGATCGAAAAACACCCGAATCAAAAAATTATAGTAAATCATTGAGCAAGGCCAATAAACAGGAATGTGAAATTGTTGTCATTGATCTTTCTGTGAATAAAGATACGGTCGAAAATGCCTATAATGCAATTGAACGCATTTTAAATAAAGATGTTCACGAATTTATTAAGGAGGTTATTATTGTTTCATCGGATGGCAACGAAGTAAGGATCCATAAACGCAAAAAGCAGTCCTGA
- a CDS encoding ATP-dependent Clp protease proteolytic subunit yields the protein MSVNKKIKITAEAHAGRGYIRITDIIGTYSETGSAAVIRAAVDAFLAQGIKGVSLYISSGGGSVFETSDICHELDRFGPENVDLYLGSLAASAVTYMVAKYYTTADPSTKLMIHRPEANIHGNVDAIESELKLLTDLTDDYRRGYAVKTGLTEGEVEALWNKGDLWLTAQQALEMKLINAIGKPVHTPQAVHDNMVQACLTPEEIENSEEINSNNEMDKLKIISALGLAADATDEQIINAAQQAKQDADRLTVVNAQAQEAKKMRGAAIVAKAILDKKITAEVKQTYENWAAQDPDAVEAVINAMTPVPQLSKVIGDTNLNQNAVADRKDWSYAKWQDEDPEGLSKLHDEQPEEFEKLLNTSI from the coding sequence ATGAGTGTAAATAAGAAAATAAAAATCACAGCGGAAGCGCATGCAGGCCGTGGTTACATCCGCATTACCGATATCATTGGTACGTATTCAGAAACTGGAAGTGCCGCCGTCATACGTGCTGCTGTTGATGCATTTCTTGCACAGGGTATTAAAGGAGTCAGCTTATATATAAGTAGCGGTGGAGGTAGTGTCTTTGAGACTTCGGATATCTGTCACGAACTAGATCGCTTCGGGCCTGAAAATGTTGATCTATATCTTGGAAGTTTAGCAGCTAGTGCTGTTACCTACATGGTTGCAAAATATTATACAACGGCTGACCCTTCTACCAAATTAATGATCCACCGTCCGGAAGCAAATATTCATGGTAATGTGGATGCTATTGAAAGTGAACTGAAACTTTTGACAGATCTAACCGATGATTACAGACGTGGATATGCTGTTAAAACTGGCCTGACAGAAGGTGAAGTAGAGGCACTATGGAATAAGGGCGATTTATGGCTCACAGCTCAACAGGCTCTTGAAATGAAACTGATAAATGCGATCGGAAAACCTGTCCACACGCCACAAGCTGTACATGATAATATGGTACAAGCTTGTCTCACTCCAGAAGAAATTGAAAACTCAGAAGAAATAAATTCAAATAATGAAATGGATAAACTAAAGATTATCTCAGCCCTAGGCCTTGCGGCCGATGCAACAGATGAACAGATCATCAATGCTGCTCAACAAGCTAAACAAGATGCTGACCGATTGACTGTGGTAAATGCGCAAGCTCAAGAAGCTAAAAAAATGCGTGGTGCTGCAATCGTTGCTAAAGCAATATTGGACAAAAAGATTACTGCAGAAGTAAAACAGACTTATGAAAATTGGGCCGCTCAAGACCCAGATGCTGTTGAAGCGGTCATCAATGCAATGACACCAGTTCCACAGTTGAGCAAAGTCATTGGTGATACTAATCTTAATCAAAATGCAGTTGCTGACCGTAAAGACTGGTCATATGCTAAATGGCAGGATGAAGATCCTGAAGGGTTGTCAAAACTTCATGACGAACAACCTGAAGAATTTGAAAAACTGCTAAATACGTCAATTTAA
- a CDS encoding phage tail tape measure protein: MSNFITKWILEFGDKVTAPIKNMMKGVNAVTGSVDEMTDRIKYSEKEAKEALVNTKDHFNDLKAKIKENEAELGKLEKAYEKATPGRTKVAALAALEAQKKKVTELNTELQETEEDLKDINDQLDVMKKKDTNWNAMITGANQFAEIIGRVSDSLSFSVEIQTLTTDVQRMTDLSGAALDSFVMKSREIGDVYKQNSSEIAVAANAMTEQIGGTYEENLALIEEGFKRGANVNGDFLDQMKEYGPQIKALGISASDAIALIAKAGKDGVFSDKAIDALKEGGLAIREMGQTQIDALAGIGLKQKDLAGKTTMEALQIIAKGMKGATAQAKQLVLADIFKGAGEDAGAALIEGLANGMPKLEDLPAVEEAGAGFLRFWSNVTTKAGQIVGDVGIYAQKMGPFLQVLASIIPIVQTLTKATWLQTAAQKVLNFAMSMNPIGLIIAGITALITLIYFAIDSFDSWGSTVLAFMGPIGFLISGILLIKRHWDSIVEAFKSDGIIGAIKRIGIVLVDVIMHPLQRILGWVGELTGWKWAKESANAVEEFRKKNNLITVNETSEKKEKQTENKASVNDLIKADKLSFSPVKDKTKKGKGNGSSDGLNVGSGSGGIKSITINVSNIFNADKSVNIRDLADKVAGRIADRLQDAAINIGS; encoded by the coding sequence ATGTCAAATTTCATAACAAAATGGATTTTAGAATTTGGTGATAAAGTTACCGCCCCCATCAAAAACATGATGAAGGGCGTTAATGCTGTGACCGGATCTGTTGATGAAATGACTGACAGGATCAAGTATTCTGAGAAAGAAGCGAAAGAAGCTCTTGTTAATACAAAAGATCATTTCAATGATTTAAAGGCGAAAATAAAGGAAAATGAAGCCGAACTGGGTAAGCTTGAAAAAGCTTATGAAAAGGCAACACCTGGGCGTACTAAAGTTGCAGCTCTGGCAGCACTTGAGGCACAGAAGAAAAAGGTCACTGAATTAAATACAGAGCTTCAGGAGACTGAAGAGGATCTGAAGGATATCAATGATCAGTTGGATGTCATGAAAAAAAAGGATACCAACTGGAACGCAATGATAACCGGAGCAAATCAGTTCGCTGAAATCATTGGTCGTGTTTCGGATAGTCTTAGTTTTTCAGTTGAAATTCAAACCTTGACGACTGATGTGCAGCGCATGACTGATCTGTCAGGTGCTGCACTCGACAGCTTTGTGATGAAAAGCCGTGAGATCGGTGATGTCTATAAACAAAATTCATCTGAAATCGCAGTTGCCGCTAATGCAATGACAGAACAGATCGGCGGCACTTACGAAGAGAATCTCGCCCTGATCGAAGAGGGGTTTAAACGGGGTGCAAATGTCAATGGTGATTTCCTTGATCAGATGAAAGAATATGGTCCACAGATCAAAGCGCTGGGAATTAGTGCCTCTGACGCGATCGCATTAATTGCTAAGGCTGGTAAGGATGGAGTATTTTCTGACAAGGCAATTGATGCTTTAAAAGAAGGTGGTCTTGCTATCCGAGAAATGGGGCAAACACAGATCGACGCATTAGCTGGTATCGGACTCAAGCAAAAAGATCTAGCTGGTAAAACAACAATGGAGGCCTTGCAGATCATTGCTAAAGGTATGAAGGGCGCGACTGCGCAGGCAAAGCAATTGGTACTCGCCGATATATTTAAAGGAGCTGGTGAAGATGCCGGTGCTGCACTTATCGAAGGCCTTGCTAATGGTATGCCCAAGCTTGAAGACCTTCCTGCTGTTGAAGAGGCTGGTGCTGGATTCTTACGTTTTTGGTCGAATGTCACTACTAAAGCAGGTCAGATCGTTGGGGATGTTGGAATCTATGCGCAAAAGATGGGACCATTTTTACAGGTCTTAGCCTCTATTATTCCAATTGTTCAGACCTTGACAAAGGCAACATGGTTACAGACAGCGGCGCAAAAGGTCTTAAACTTTGCCATGAGCATGAATCCCATTGGACTGATCATAGCCGGTATCACTGCTTTGATCACGTTGATCTATTTTGCTATCGACAGCTTTGATTCCTGGGGTTCAACTGTACTTGCTTTCATGGGACCTATCGGCTTTTTAATATCAGGGATCCTACTCATTAAGCGACATTGGGATTCTATCGTAGAGGCTTTTAAATCTGACGGAATTATTGGTGCTATCAAGCGGATCGGTATTGTTCTAGTTGATGTTATTATGCATCCGTTGCAAAGGATCTTAGGTTGGGTTGGTGAATTGACTGGATGGAAATGGGCTAAAGAATCAGCAAATGCAGTAGAAGAATTTCGAAAAAAGAATAATCTGATTACTGTTAATGAAACTTCGGAGAAAAAAGAAAAACAAACCGAAAATAAAGCCTCCGTTAACGATCTAATAAAAGCAGATAAATTAAGTTTCTCACCAGTCAAAGATAAGACTAAGAAAGGTAAAGGAAACGGTTCATCAGATGGATTGAATGTTGGTAGCGGATCTGGTGGAATCAAATCCATTACTATTAATGTAAGTAATATTTTCAACGCAGATAAAAGTGTAAATATTCGTGACCTGGCTGATAAAGTGGCAGGAAGAATCGCAGACAGATTACAGGATGCAGCAATTAATATAGGTTCATAA
- a CDS encoding phage protein Gp36 family protein gives MIYISRDDLTTDSYDRFIKESSDDIEGTLEKAEKRAIGLAKTYLSGRYKVDLIFGDPPVRNELLVDIICQIVLEKVFGRNAARKVSSDIKTGYDFAIEQLEKINSGRTVLADLPMITDESGQALSDSLFGNLSNPNFYI, from the coding sequence ATGATTTATATCAGCAGAGATGATCTGACTACAGATAGTTACGATCGCTTTATCAAAGAAAGCAGTGATGATATTGAAGGCACACTTGAAAAGGCCGAGAAAAGAGCAATTGGATTAGCTAAGACCTATCTATCCGGACGCTATAAAGTGGATCTTATTTTTGGAGATCCTCCTGTACGCAATGAATTGTTAGTTGATATTATCTGCCAGATAGTACTTGAAAAAGTGTTTGGAAGAAATGCCGCACGCAAAGTTTCGTCCGATATCAAAACCGGTTATGATTTTGCCATCGAGCAATTAGAGAAAATTAATTCAGGCCGTACCGTTTTAGCTGACCTACCCATGATCACTGATGAGTCGGGGCAGGCATTAAGCGATAGTTTATTTGGCAATTTGTCTAACCCTAATTTTTATATATAA
- a CDS encoding DUF6046 domain-containing protein, translating to MADIRYNVSQLFQFAFGINMPIYITEPLLSNTPANINYMGINTLPEYYNEESKQSWMGTPIMFQASFKKGSYKRYKLNGELEIVQLNDFALPPATMFSFRRAKNITRTNVLGSNGTVKEIFGFDDWIIDVRGLCLDEPDNSAQEQFAKLLEWENLADAIEVSGSQFGLRSIQRVCISEWSENIPQGQPGVVAFQMSLIGDDPMEFGLPNYVEQ from the coding sequence ATGGCAGATATAAGATATAATGTTTCACAGCTTTTTCAGTTTGCTTTTGGCATTAATATGCCGATCTACATTACCGAACCGCTTTTAAGTAATACACCTGCAAATATCAATTACATGGGCATTAATACATTGCCCGAGTATTATAATGAAGAATCAAAGCAGAGCTGGATGGGTACGCCTATCATGTTTCAGGCATCCTTCAAAAAAGGCAGTTATAAACGCTATAAATTGAACGGTGAGCTGGAGATCGTTCAGCTAAATGATTTTGCTTTACCTCCAGCAACAATGTTTTCGTTCAGAAGAGCTAAGAATATCACTAGAACGAACGTGTTAGGATCTAACGGTACGGTGAAAGAAATATTCGGATTTGACGACTGGATAATCGATGTGAGGGGGCTTTGCTTAGATGAACCAGATAACTCAGCACAGGAACAGTTTGCGAAATTGTTGGAGTGGGAAAATTTAGCCGATGCAATCGAGGTCTCTGGATCTCAATTTGGACTCCGCAGTATACAACGCGTGTGTATTTCCGAGTGGTCTGAAAATATACCACAGGGTCAACCAGGTGTCGTTGCTTTTCAAATGAGTCTCATTGGTGATGATCCAATGGAATTTGGTTTACCTAATTACGTAGAGCAATGA